AAAAAAATGTAAAAGAGAATGGATTTACGCTTAGCAAACTAAGTGAATTGAGCGGTATTAGTACCGGACATTTGAGTGAGATGCTAAATAGCAATCCGCTGCGAGCCATAACGGTGAGCCAGTTGGATGCTATGGCTACCGCTTTTGCGTATGTAAACGGAAAAACGGACAGGGATGAA
The window above is part of the Brevibacillus antibioticus genome. Proteins encoded here:
- a CDS encoding helix-turn-helix domain-containing protein gives rise to the protein MRRSLRSEIQKNVKENGFTLSKLSELSGISTGHLSEMLNSNPLRAITVSQLDAMATAFAYVNGKTDRDETVFRF